The DNA sequence GTGGGCCACCGAACTGCAGAAGCGCGTCGCCGACCGCTGCCTCCAACTCCACGGCGGCTACGGCTACATGAGCGAGTACAAGGTTGCCAAGGCGTTCACCGACGGCCGGGTCCAGACCATCTACGGCGGCACCACCGAGATCATGAAGGAGATCATCGGCCGCTCGCTGCTTGCCTGAGTCTCCGCTCCCCCTCTCCACCACCCTCGAAAGGCAGCTGTCTTGAGTACCGAAGCATTCGTCTACGACGCGATCCGCACCCCGCGCGGCCGCGGCAAGGCCAACGGCGCCCTGCACGGCACCAAGCCGATCGACCTCGTCGTCGGCCTCATCCACGAGATCCGGGGCCGCTTCCCGGACCTCGACCCGGCCGCCATCGACGACATCGTCCTCGGCGTGGTCAGCCCGCTCGGGGACCAGGGCTCCGACATCGCCCGCATCGCCGCCATCGCGGCCGGCCTGCCGGACTCCGTCGCGGGCGTCCAGGAGAACCGCTTCTGTGCCTCGGGCCTGGAAGCGGTCAACCTGGCCGCCGCCAAGGTCCGCTCCGGCTGGGAGGACCTCGTCCTGGCCGGGGGCGTCGAGTCGATGTCCCGGGTGCCGATGGGCTCCGACGGCGGGGCCTGGGCCATGGACCCGATGACCAGCTTCGAGACCGGCTTCGCCCCGCAGGGCATCGGCGCCGACCTCATCGCCACCATCGAGGGCTTCAGCCGCCGCGACGTCGACGAGTACGCCGCCCTCTCCCAGGAACGCGCCGCCGCCGCCTGGAAGGAGGGCCGCTTCGCCCGCTCCGTCGTCCCGGTCAGGGACCGCAACGGCCTTCTCGTCCTCGACCACGACGAACACCTGCGCCCCGGCACCACCGCCGACTCCCTCGCCGCGCTCAAGCCCTCCTTCGCGGGGATCGGCGAGATGGGCGGCTTCGACGCGGTGGCCCTCCAGAAGTACCACTGGGTCGAGAAGATCGACCACGTCCACCACGCGGGCAACTCCTCCGGCATCGTGGACGGCGCGGCCCTCGTCGCCATCGGCTCCCGGGAGGTCGGCGAGCGCTACGGCCTGACCCCCCGCGCCCGCATCGTCTCCGCCGCCGTCTCCGGATCCGAGCCCACCATCATGCTCACCGGCCCCGCCCCCGCCACCCGCAAGGCGCTCGCCAAGGCCGGGCTGACCATCGACGACATCGACCTCGTCGAGATCAACGAAGCCTTCGCCGGAGTCGTCCTGCGCTTCGTCAAGGACATGGGACTCTCCCTGGACAAGGTCAACGTCAACGGCGGCGCGATCGCGCTCGGCCACCCGCTCGGCGCGACCGGCGCGATGATCCTCGGCACCGTCATCGACGAACTGGAGCGCCGCGACCAGCGGTTCGGCCTGGTCACCCTCTGCGTCGGCGGCGGCATGGGCGTCGCCACCGTCGTCGAACGCATCTGACCGTCCCGCCCCGGCCCCTCT is a window from the Streptomyces sp. MMBL 11-1 genome containing:
- a CDS encoding acetyl-CoA C-acetyltransferase, which encodes MSTEAFVYDAIRTPRGRGKANGALHGTKPIDLVVGLIHEIRGRFPDLDPAAIDDIVLGVVSPLGDQGSDIARIAAIAAGLPDSVAGVQENRFCASGLEAVNLAAAKVRSGWEDLVLAGGVESMSRVPMGSDGGAWAMDPMTSFETGFAPQGIGADLIATIEGFSRRDVDEYAALSQERAAAAWKEGRFARSVVPVRDRNGLLVLDHDEHLRPGTTADSLAALKPSFAGIGEMGGFDAVALQKYHWVEKIDHVHHAGNSSGIVDGAALVAIGSREVGERYGLTPRARIVSAAVSGSEPTIMLTGPAPATRKALAKAGLTIDDIDLVEINEAFAGVVLRFVKDMGLSLDKVNVNGGAIALGHPLGATGAMILGTVIDELERRDQRFGLVTLCVGGGMGVATVVERI